A genomic segment from Candidatus Brocadia sinica JPN1 encodes:
- a CDS encoding flavoprotein, translating to MPYHIVLGVTGSIAAYKAVEVVSSLVKQGNGVTVIMTSTAQRFVNPVTFRSISHNRVVTDLFIENENYDPNHVSLADHADLLVVAPATANFIGKVVSGIADDALTCTIMAARVPVIIAPAMNDSMYLNPIVQENIKRLTKLGYRIIEPEEGRLCTGRVGVGRLASVEKIVGVIEEELNKKRNK from the coding sequence ATGCCTTATCATATTGTTTTGGGAGTCACAGGAAGTATTGCTGCATACAAAGCCGTTGAGGTTGTATCCAGCTTGGTTAAACAGGGGAACGGTGTTACCGTGATCATGACGTCTACTGCCCAGCGCTTTGTGAATCCCGTGACCTTTCGTTCGATATCACACAATCGGGTCGTAACTGACCTTTTTATTGAGAACGAGAATTACGACCCTAATCACGTATCCTTGGCTGATCATGCGGATTTGCTGGTGGTTGCTCCAGCCACAGCGAATTTCATTGGAAAGGTTGTATCAGGTATAGCTGATGATGCGCTAACGTGTACCATTATGGCAGCGCGCGTTCCTGTGATTATTGCGCCTGCAATGAATGACAGTATGTATTTGAATCCCATTGTGCAGGAAAATATAAAGAGATTAACGAAGCTTGGATATAGAATTATTGAACCTGAAGAAGGCCGGTTATGTACGGGTCGCGTTGGGGTAGGAAGATTGGCCTCCGTTGAGAAGATTGTTGGTGTAATCGAAGAAGAACTCAACAAGAAGAGAAACAAATGA
- the dut gene encoding dUTP diphosphatase has product MNKIKVKVMKKQGCADIPLPQYMSEAASGMDLYAAVDGSVRLECNEIRLIPTGIHIELPLGYEAQVRPRSGLALKYGLTLVNTPGTIDSDYRGEIGIILCNLGKGMFTVERGMRIAQLVVQPVTRAELIEVERLEESSRGAGGFGHTGH; this is encoded by the coding sequence ATGAATAAGATAAAAGTAAAGGTGATGAAAAAGCAGGGATGCGCGGATATTCCTTTGCCCCAATACATGAGTGAAGCCGCAAGTGGTATGGATTTGTATGCGGCGGTGGATGGATCTGTCCGGCTTGAGTGCAATGAAATTAGATTGATTCCAACGGGTATCCACATTGAATTACCGCTGGGATATGAGGCACAAGTAAGACCGAGAAGCGGTTTGGCTTTAAAGTACGGGTTGACGCTTGTGAATACGCCAGGCACAATTGACAGCGATTATCGTGGAGAAATTGGAATTATTTTATGCAATCTTGGGAAAGGCATGTTTACCGTAGAACGGGGGATGCGGATTGCACAACTGGTAGTCCAGCCGGTGACCAGGGCGGAATTGATCGAGGTTGAGCGTTTGGAAGAATCTTCGCGTGGCGCGGGTGGTTTTGGCCACACGGGGCATTAA
- a CDS encoding DNA translocase FtsK: MGIKRFVRCIIAIILIAFALFTFLSFLSYSSNDPPFADYPINNPIKNFCGIAGAKVAGYAIAGMGRTSYLIVIMIGWLGVQYLCKERIEYLWVRAIGAVLLLFSVASLLTFGCYLFKKDFLSANVGGIFGIVIVSRLYEYFNLTGTFIILGLGFVISVMLLLNSTPISPFLKIPKGKKVNSTPVRESVAKGANTLPHSKVNTPDDSDILVDDPIEDHANAYPASDIMETEDEPCESADKLEKVREEYGGEQYPEDVGSYDTDPGKKNDDAYRLPPSDLLEKPVFKEYADDWDQITQRAQVLKNTLEQFNVKSEVVEIERGPVITMYELELAPGTKVGKVVGLSDDLAIALKAPSVRVVAPLMGKSSIGLEVPNIQRKMVMLRELLDASEEVRKKMAIPLLIGKDVAGNPVISDLASMPHLLIAGTTGSGKSVCLNSVILSILFLRHPSDVQLLLVDPKMVEFSLFREIPHLISPVVTDMKKAAAVLEWAVNKMEERYALLASVGVKHINGYNRLGMSEIKRRLNPDGDANLEDVSFYLPHIVIVVDELADLMMVASKEVEASVIRLSQKSRAVGIHLILATQRPSVDVITGLIKSNLPSRISFYVASKVDSRTILDQNGAEKLLGSGDMLFLPPGTSKLVRVQGAYVSDEEVKNAVEYLRKCAAPKFSPELKCWKGASDRENNAKDNLYNEAVRIILETQRGSVSLLQRRLEIGYSRAAKLIDLMAEDGIVGEYKGSQAREVFLTLEDWDAQMARMNQEEMDNA; the protein is encoded by the coding sequence ATGGGGATTAAACGTTTTGTCCGTTGTATTATTGCGATTATCCTTATTGCCTTCGCATTATTTACCTTCTTAAGTTTTCTCAGCTATTCCTCCAACGATCCTCCTTTCGCAGATTATCCCATCAATAATCCTATAAAAAATTTTTGCGGAATTGCCGGAGCGAAAGTTGCCGGATATGCCATAGCGGGCATGGGAAGAACTTCCTACCTGATTGTTATCATGATAGGCTGGCTGGGAGTACAATATCTTTGTAAGGAGAGAATCGAATATCTCTGGGTAAGAGCGATAGGGGCAGTTTTATTGCTATTTTCGGTTGCTTCCTTACTGACCTTCGGGTGTTATCTGTTTAAAAAGGACTTCCTATCCGCCAATGTTGGTGGGATTTTCGGAATTGTAATTGTTTCAAGGCTGTATGAATATTTTAATTTAACAGGTACTTTTATTATTCTGGGATTAGGATTTGTTATATCAGTTATGCTTTTGTTAAACTCCACCCCCATCTCGCCATTTCTCAAAATACCAAAAGGGAAAAAGGTCAACTCAACTCCGGTACGTGAATCTGTTGCGAAAGGCGCCAATACCCTTCCTCATTCAAAGGTAAATACGCCTGATGATTCAGACATTTTGGTTGATGACCCTATAGAAGACCATGCAAATGCGTATCCTGCGAGTGACATTATGGAAACGGAGGACGAACCTTGCGAATCCGCTGATAAGCTTGAAAAAGTCCGGGAGGAGTACGGTGGTGAACAATATCCGGAAGATGTGGGTAGTTATGACACAGATCCCGGCAAGAAAAACGATGATGCTTATAGGCTACCGCCATCGGATTTACTGGAAAAGCCTGTCTTCAAAGAATATGCAGATGATTGGGATCAGATCACACAGCGTGCCCAGGTTTTGAAAAACACCCTTGAACAGTTTAATGTAAAATCAGAGGTTGTGGAAATCGAACGGGGGCCTGTCATTACTATGTACGAATTAGAATTAGCGCCGGGGACAAAGGTTGGCAAGGTGGTGGGTCTTTCAGACGATCTGGCTATTGCCCTGAAGGCGCCAAGTGTAAGGGTTGTTGCCCCATTGATGGGTAAGTCGTCGATTGGTCTTGAAGTTCCCAATATCCAGAGAAAAATGGTGATGCTGAGGGAATTGCTGGATGCTTCTGAAGAAGTGCGGAAAAAGATGGCCATTCCCCTTTTGATCGGTAAAGATGTGGCGGGAAATCCCGTCATATCGGATTTGGCGTCTATGCCGCATCTGCTCATTGCGGGAACAACGGGTTCCGGGAAATCGGTTTGCCTGAATTCGGTTATTTTGAGCATCCTCTTCCTGCGGCATCCCAGTGATGTTCAGCTCTTGTTAGTAGATCCTAAAATGGTTGAATTTTCGTTATTTCGGGAAATTCCCCACCTGATAAGCCCTGTAGTAACGGACATGAAAAAGGCGGCAGCCGTGCTGGAGTGGGCGGTAAACAAGATGGAGGAACGATACGCCTTGCTGGCCAGCGTGGGTGTAAAACACATCAACGGCTATAACAGGCTGGGAATGTCCGAGATTAAAAGACGCCTGAATCCTGACGGTGACGCTAACCTCGAAGATGTATCCTTTTATCTTCCTCACATTGTTATTGTCGTGGATGAATTAGCCGACTTGATGATGGTGGCATCAAAAGAGGTTGAGGCGTCGGTAATCCGTCTTTCACAAAAGTCGCGTGCTGTAGGTATTCATCTCATCCTGGCAACACAGCGACCCTCGGTCGACGTGATTACGGGATTAATAAAATCAAATTTACCTTCCCGGATATCATTTTACGTCGCTTCAAAAGTGGATTCGAGAACAATTCTGGATCAAAATGGAGCGGAGAAATTACTGGGAAGCGGGGATATGTTGTTCTTGCCGCCGGGAACCTCAAAGCTGGTGCGTGTCCAGGGGGCTTATGTAAGCGATGAGGAGGTGAAGAATGCGGTTGAATATCTGAGAAAATGCGCAGCGCCGAAATTCAGCCCGGAATTAAAGTGCTGGAAAGGGGCTTCGGATAGGGAGAACAACGCCAAGGATAATCTTTACAATGAGGCGGTGAGGATCATACTTGAAACGCAAAGGGGGTCTGTTTCACTTTTACAGAGACGTTTGGAGATCGGATATTCACGCGCTGCTAAATTAATTGACCTGATGGCTGAAGATGGGATTGTGGGAGAATATAAGGGCAGTCAGGCAAGAGAGGTATTCCTGACGCTGGAAGACTGGGATGCACAAATGGCACGAATGAATCAGGAAGAAATGGATAATGCGTAG
- the rimO gene encoding 30S ribosomal protein S12 methylthiotransferase RimO has translation MKSKKVALINLGCPKNLVDAEEILGRVADSGSTICQYPEDAEILIVNTCGFIDDSKKESIDAIFKMAKLKEDAQCKKLIVTGCLAQRYPKELQKEIPEIDHVVGLKDFEKLTDLSGSDRKREKSSSIQCSDDWRNRIRLTPRHYAYLRISDGCDNRCSYCAIPGIRGKFYSRTIENILEEARQMAREGVKEINIISQDTTSYGVDLYGKRQLHVLLEKLSNIEGIEWIRILYTHPRHFYPELVHTIARYDKICKYIDLPIQHIHDFILKKMGRGVTHTSVKSLIDDLRARIPELFLRTSVIVGFPGETEEHFTELLEFVKDIKFERLGVFTYSKEEGTPAASFKKQVPKEVREQRYKEVMLAQQKIILKKHKNLVGNTIPVIVDEKDETKGRWFGRTYGDAPDVDSKVIIQENHLKVGDITNMMITGIAGYDLTGTPVHLLQRHKGAKG, from the coding sequence ATGAAATCTAAAAAAGTTGCTTTAATCAATTTGGGGTGTCCGAAGAACCTGGTAGATGCTGAGGAGATCCTTGGGAGGGTGGCTGACAGTGGAAGTACGATATGTCAATATCCTGAGGATGCAGAGATACTGATTGTAAATACCTGCGGTTTCATCGATGATTCCAAGAAGGAGTCTATCGATGCGATCTTCAAGATGGCAAAACTGAAAGAGGATGCACAATGTAAAAAACTCATTGTGACTGGCTGTCTGGCCCAACGGTATCCAAAAGAATTACAAAAAGAAATTCCTGAAATCGATCACGTGGTGGGGCTGAAGGATTTCGAAAAACTAACCGATCTGTCAGGCTCTGATCGCAAAAGGGAAAAGTCCTCTTCCATACAGTGTAGTGACGATTGGCGCAATCGAATTAGATTGACCCCTAGACATTATGCGTATCTCAGAATTTCTGATGGATGTGATAATCGTTGTAGTTATTGTGCCATTCCCGGCATACGGGGGAAATTCTACAGCCGGACGATAGAAAATATCCTTGAAGAGGCGCGACAGATGGCCCGTGAGGGCGTAAAGGAAATTAATATTATTTCTCAGGATACAACCTCTTACGGTGTAGACTTGTATGGCAAACGGCAATTGCATGTATTATTAGAAAAACTTTCAAACATAGAAGGTATTGAATGGATACGGATCCTCTATACCCATCCACGGCATTTTTATCCGGAGCTTGTTCATACAATAGCCCGCTATGATAAAATCTGCAAATATATCGATCTGCCTATCCAACACATTCATGATTTTATTTTAAAGAAGATGGGACGCGGTGTAACGCACACTTCTGTAAAGAGTTTGATCGATGATTTGCGAGCTCGCATTCCTGAATTATTTTTGAGGACTTCTGTTATTGTGGGATTTCCTGGAGAAACAGAGGAACATTTTACTGAGCTTTTAGAATTTGTAAAAGATATCAAATTTGAAAGATTGGGGGTATTTACGTACTCCAAAGAAGAAGGCACACCTGCCGCGTCCTTCAAAAAACAGGTGCCCAAAGAGGTGAGGGAACAGCGATACAAGGAAGTTATGCTTGCCCAACAAAAAATTATTTTAAAAAAACACAAAAACCTGGTGGGAAATACAATCCCTGTTATTGTCGATGAAAAGGATGAGACGAAGGGAAGATGGTTTGGCAGAACATATGGAGATGCGCCAGACGTGGATAGCAAGGTAATTATCCAGGAAAATCATTTGAAAGTTGGCGATATTACAAATATGATGATTACAGGTATAGCAGGATATGACCTGACAGGAACGCCTGTTCATTTACTACAAAGACACAAAGGCGCAAAGGGGTAA
- the pgsA gene encoding CDP-diacylglycerol--glycerol-3-phosphate 3-phosphatidyltransferase, producing the protein MGSFEFSKCTAFNLPNRLTLLRLLLAIVFFIFLSYRYYNSALAAFLLAWLTDWLDGYLARKKGLLTDFGRIADPFVDKIIVCGGFILLIQHAHDIISPWMVVVIVAREFLVNSLRSYSESKGIEFGATIWGKAKMFVQSFTISLILLFFAQLNHFVAIKQGIIIMLWLTVIITLVSGIKYMVKAGPAILEK; encoded by the coding sequence ATGGGATCGTTCGAGTTTTCAAAATGCACGGCATTCAATCTGCCCAACCGGTTAACCTTATTGAGACTCTTGCTTGCTATTGTGTTTTTTATATTCCTGTCGTACCGGTATTATAATAGCGCCCTTGCGGCATTTTTATTAGCCTGGTTAACCGACTGGCTGGATGGATATTTGGCTCGCAAAAAAGGGCTTCTCACAGATTTTGGGCGTATTGCAGACCCATTTGTGGATAAGATCATTGTCTGTGGCGGATTTATTTTACTCATACAACATGCCCATGATATCATATCACCATGGATGGTTGTTGTAATTGTAGCGAGAGAATTTTTGGTCAATAGTCTCAGAAGCTATTCGGAATCAAAGGGGATTGAATTCGGGGCAACCATATGGGGGAAGGCAAAGATGTTTGTTCAGTCGTTTACCATTAGCCTCATCTTGCTGTTCTTCGCGCAACTCAATCATTTTGTAGCCATCAAACAGGGGATTATTATTATGCTCTGGCTTACCGTAATTATTACGTTAGTTTCGGGGATTAAATATATGGTTAAAGCCGGTCCTGCAATCCTGGAAAAATAG
- the lpoB gene encoding penicillin-binding protein activator LpoB yields the protein MSGLKQFVCGLSIVIVTGCATSVKYEDATKVETTTTDFGSTDLQQIVNKMVDSLLTFPPIVQVTNERRPVIFVNTIKNKTLEHIDTESITDSIRTKIVHSGKFRFVDMTKVDAVEKQFEFQTESGMVNKATAATFGQQIGAEYMLYGNFSSIVKKAEDVRDIYYKFTLNLMHLETGIIEWADEKEIRKISERSLFGK from the coding sequence ATGTCCGGTTTAAAGCAATTTGTATGCGGATTAAGTATAGTAATTGTCACAGGGTGCGCTACAAGCGTCAAGTATGAAGATGCCACAAAGGTCGAAACAACAACAACCGATTTTGGGTCAACCGATTTACAGCAGATTGTTAACAAAATGGTTGACTCGCTCCTTACCTTCCCTCCCATTGTCCAGGTGACCAACGAACGACGCCCCGTCATATTTGTAAATACCATAAAAAATAAAACGTTAGAACATATCGATACAGAGTCAATTACTGATTCCATAAGGACGAAGATTGTGCATTCTGGCAAGTTCCGGTTTGTTGACATGACAAAGGTAGATGCTGTCGAGAAACAGTTTGAGTTCCAAACTGAAAGTGGTATGGTTAATAAAGCCACGGCAGCAACCTTTGGCCAGCAGATTGGGGCTGAATATATGCTCTATGGTAATTTTTCAAGCATCGTAAAAAAAGCTGAAGATGTTCGCGATATTTATTATAAATTCACTCTTAATCTGATGCATCTGGAAACAGGTATTATTGAATGGGCAGACGAAAAAGAAATACGAAAAATTTCGGAGCGTAGCTTATTTGGCAAATGA
- a CDS encoding YcfL family protein produces the protein MSDYTKIISKHTKLNYYGFIIILMAVSFIGCSTTAGIEGSMSAATGQNGQTVYRKNVIINNASLARNIQIADMKSDFVGNLLRAHVSLLNKDNDTMNLQFKFSWFDENGREIDPDTDAWTPVILYGNESKSLQGVAPNPNAKEFKIKIRELQDE, from the coding sequence ATGTCTGACTATACAAAAATAATCTCGAAGCATACGAAATTAAACTATTATGGGTTTATAATCATTTTGATGGCAGTATCCTTCATTGGTTGTTCCACCACAGCAGGTATTGAAGGGTCAATGTCTGCAGCTACCGGACAAAACGGGCAAACGGTATACAGAAAAAATGTGATCATTAATAACGCCAGTTTAGCCCGGAATATTCAAATAGCGGATATGAAGTCTGATTTTGTTGGAAACCTGCTCAGGGCTCATGTCTCTTTGCTTAACAAAGACAATGATACCATGAATTTGCAGTTCAAGTTCTCCTGGTTTGACGAAAACGGACGCGAGATTGATCCTGACACAGATGCATGGACTCCGGTAATACTCTATGGAAACGAATCCAAGTCATTGCAAGGTGTTGCTCCTAATCCCAATGCCAAAGAATTTAAGATAAAAATACGGGAGTTACAGGACGAGTAG
- a CDS encoding COG3014 family protein, whose product MNLLIDDLATRQFDKSLKILNKYRKSNDKILYLLERGRIAQIKNDTDSSMKDFEAAIAAVRQMEEKAVVSASDIGAQTASLLANDNTIPYKGDGYEKVFMYQFQAFNYLVKKDLEGAGVEVRRANLEQKLALEMHEKELARAEEKARDKQIDTQQAYNNLNSAYQGMDDVAGKVKNSFQNAYAFYMSGIVYELLNQPNDAYIDYKKALQIFPDNAYLQRDVMRLAKDLEMNQEYEYYASRFGKYSVKGEEGTGGGKTGDLVVFFENGLVPQKREIQIPIPTPNGLLAIAFPIYHTKWSAVEPLSLSESGGGSSFGMTESICHVQALAVKSLKEKVPAMVIRHILRAAAKAAIQQKAKDSAGSLGQIFSSIYNVVSERADVRSWLTLPRDVQIMRIHLPEGTHRLHLAHEASGASSDIDISINQNKKTILRVIQIRSELYITSTTF is encoded by the coding sequence ATGAATTTGCTGATTGACGATCTCGCAACCCGCCAGTTCGACAAATCCCTTAAAATTCTTAATAAGTACCGGAAAAGCAATGACAAAATTCTCTATCTCCTGGAGCGCGGTCGTATTGCACAGATAAAGAATGATACAGATTCAAGCATGAAAGATTTTGAGGCAGCCATAGCAGCTGTTCGTCAGATGGAGGAAAAGGCAGTCGTAAGCGCCTCTGATATTGGAGCACAGACCGCATCTTTATTAGCAAATGATAATACCATTCCTTATAAGGGAGATGGGTATGAAAAAGTATTTATGTACCAATTCCAGGCATTCAACTATCTGGTAAAAAAAGATCTTGAAGGTGCTGGTGTTGAAGTCAGACGTGCAAATCTTGAACAGAAATTAGCACTAGAAATGCATGAAAAGGAACTTGCCAGGGCGGAAGAAAAGGCAAGGGACAAACAAATTGATACACAACAGGCCTACAACAATCTCAATTCAGCCTATCAGGGTATGGATGATGTTGCCGGCAAGGTAAAGAACTCTTTTCAAAATGCTTATGCATTTTATATGTCCGGAATAGTATATGAATTGCTGAATCAACCGAACGATGCGTACATTGACTATAAAAAAGCCCTTCAAATATTTCCTGATAATGCTTACTTACAACGGGACGTAATGCGCCTGGCAAAAGATCTTGAAATGAACCAGGAATATGAATATTATGCTTCCCGGTTTGGCAAGTACTCCGTTAAAGGTGAGGAGGGTACGGGCGGTGGAAAAACCGGAGATCTGGTGGTCTTCTTTGAGAATGGTTTGGTTCCGCAAAAAAGGGAAATTCAAATCCCGATTCCTACTCCAAATGGTTTATTGGCAATTGCATTTCCTATTTATCATACAAAATGGTCTGCAGTGGAACCGCTTTCCCTATCTGAATCAGGGGGTGGCAGTTCTTTCGGCATGACGGAGTCTATTTGCCACGTACAGGCACTGGCTGTGAAATCATTAAAGGAAAAGGTGCCAGCCATGGTCATCAGACACATCCTCAGGGCAGCAGCCAAGGCTGCTATTCAACAAAAGGCAAAAGATTCAGCAGGAAGTTTAGGACAGATATTTTCCTCGATCTACAATGTAGTTTCGGAGAGGGCAGACGTGAGAAGCTGGTTAACTTTACCACGAGATGTTCAGATCATGCGTATTCATCTTCCGGAAGGAACACATCGTTTGCATCTGGCACATGAAGCATCGGGAGCATCCTCAGATATTGATATTTCAATAAATCAAAACAAAAAAACTATACTAAGGGTGATACAGATAAGATCAGAACTTTACATTACATCAACAACTTTTTAA
- a CDS encoding CsgG/HfaB family protein — protein MKIAGYVIAVILLYQGILFANTFSDKPTIAVLDFKTGNKPLIKQIHKSKEVTAITRDDKETNLFTAELITALVNTNKFTVVERDRLPTLVKEHAFDSSKEIPSEKIIKMGQILRAEYFVTGKIEVFEVSQKKAKTLYSKSKKPTFQGRMVVNMEIIDTRNGKIVAAKKVNTREVYREPAHGHTTLLAFIDMLKEKTVQQLVGGIIDGIFPTRIVKVSDNKVFLTNGLEGRVNVSDIMNVYNAGDELVDPDTLESLGMEEIQVGRIKITEIQPKYIIAQIIEGDAAHILAGAVCRLSEKPSENRLSEPKTPGSSSKPISW, from the coding sequence GTGAAGATTGCCGGGTACGTTATTGCGGTGATTCTTTTGTATCAGGGAATCTTATTTGCCAACACATTTTCAGATAAGCCGACAATTGCAGTGCTTGATTTTAAAACAGGCAACAAACCTCTCATAAAACAGATACATAAGAGTAAAGAGGTGACTGCCATTACGCGGGATGACAAAGAGACGAATTTGTTTACCGCCGAACTTATCACCGCCCTTGTGAACACAAACAAATTTACTGTTGTTGAACGCGATCGTTTGCCCACTCTTGTCAAAGAACATGCATTTGACAGTTCAAAAGAAATACCATCTGAAAAGATCATAAAAATGGGACAAATACTTCGTGCAGAATATTTTGTCACGGGAAAAATAGAAGTATTTGAGGTCAGCCAGAAAAAAGCCAAGACTCTCTACTCTAAATCTAAAAAACCCACGTTTCAGGGACGCATGGTGGTAAATATGGAGATCATAGATACCCGAAATGGTAAGATCGTGGCTGCAAAGAAGGTCAACACGCGAGAAGTTTATAGAGAACCGGCACATGGCCATACAACGCTATTAGCATTTATCGACATGTTGAAGGAAAAAACGGTTCAACAATTAGTTGGCGGCATAATAGACGGAATCTTTCCCACAAGGATCGTGAAAGTCTCGGATAATAAGGTGTTTCTAACCAACGGACTTGAGGGTCGGGTCAACGTCAGCGATATCATGAATGTATACAATGCAGGTGATGAACTGGTAGACCCTGATACCCTGGAGTCCCTTGGTATGGAAGAAATTCAGGTAGGACGCATTAAAATTACCGAAATCCAACCCAAATATATCATAGCACAAATAATTGAGGGGGACGCTGCGCATATATTGGCGGGTGCGGTTTGTCGTTTGAGCGAGAAGCCGTCTGAAAACAGATTAAGTGAACCAAAGACTCCTGGTTCCAGTTCAAAGCCAATTTCATGGTAA
- a CDS encoding efflux RND transporter periplasmic adaptor subunit: MIIGIPCLVAIIVASIYFLGNSESIQYKTEKIDRGSISKYVTATGTINPVRTVIIGSQVTGLISRLYADFNSAVKVGQVVAQIDPVPFEHRVKQAEATLATAIASLEKAKVNSKNNRRNYHRSKKLFAKKVVSIEELDAARTTYEAGLADVKLAEAQVLQAKAALGIAKTDLEHTVIISPLNGIVISRNVDVGQTVVSSFQTPILFNIAEDLVHMQVNTNVDEADIGMVQVGQDAKFTVDAFPEDLFEGKVSEIRMAPIIFQNVVTYDTIINVDNTSLKLKPGMTANTSILVARVENVLRVPNVALRYTPSEILKGEGDKKALVDRKFARKTSLHIWVLERGKLKQVAVKPGIGDDGFTEILEGDVKEGQEVVIGETLPKTAEKGQQRVPWGRARY; this comes from the coding sequence GTGATTATTGGTATTCCATGTCTTGTTGCCATTATCGTAGCGTCAATCTATTTCCTTGGCAATTCGGAATCTATTCAATACAAGACAGAGAAAATCGACAGAGGTAGTATTAGCAAATATGTCACCGCAACAGGCACTATAAACCCTGTAAGAACCGTAATAATTGGCAGTCAGGTTACCGGACTTATCTCAAGACTGTACGCAGATTTTAATTCTGCCGTCAAGGTAGGACAAGTCGTGGCTCAGATTGACCCGGTTCCTTTCGAACATCGGGTTAAACAGGCGGAAGCCACCCTTGCCACTGCCATAGCTTCCCTTGAAAAAGCAAAGGTGAATTCTAAAAATAACAGGAGAAATTACCATCGTTCAAAAAAATTGTTTGCTAAAAAAGTAGTCTCCATTGAAGAACTTGATGCTGCCCGGACAACATATGAAGCGGGTTTAGCCGATGTAAAATTGGCAGAGGCACAGGTATTGCAAGCCAAAGCTGCTTTGGGAATTGCGAAAACAGATTTAGAACATACGGTAATTATCTCCCCGTTAAACGGCATTGTGATCTCCAGAAATGTGGATGTAGGACAAACCGTTGTGTCCAGCTTTCAAACCCCCATTCTCTTTAACATTGCCGAAGATCTGGTTCATATGCAGGTCAATACGAATGTCGATGAAGCCGATATCGGTATGGTTCAAGTAGGGCAGGATGCAAAGTTTACGGTAGATGCTTTTCCTGAGGACTTATTTGAGGGTAAGGTCTCCGAGATCCGTATGGCACCTATTATTTTTCAAAATGTTGTGACATACGATACGATAATTAATGTCGATAATACATCCCTGAAACTCAAGCCCGGAATGACGGCAAATACTTCCATTTTAGTGGCCAGAGTAGAGAACGTTTTAAGGGTTCCCAATGTGGCATTACGATATACCCCTTCTGAAATTTTAAAAGGAGAAGGAGATAAAAAGGCGCTTGTTGACAGGAAATTTGCAAGAAAAACCAGCTTGCATATTTGGGTGTTAGAGAGAGGAAAATTGAAACAAGTGGCTGTAAAACCGGGAATAGGCGATGATGGCTTTACCGAAATCCTGGAGGGTGATGTAAAAGAAGGCCAGGAGGTTGTGATTGGTGAGACTCTTCCTAAGACGGCTGAAAAAGGTCAGCAAAGAGTTCCCTGGGGCAGAGCCCGTTATTAA
- a CDS encoding ABC transporter ATP-binding protein gives MHDIVLLNDIYKIYTMGEFKVTALKGVSLSIKKGEFVAIMGASGSGKSTLMNILGCLDSPTRGKYYLEGVEVSRFSKNELAEIRNKKLGFVFQSFNLLSRTTVVENIELPFIYSKKISKNDIDKIHQIMRILGLDGFQKHYPNQLSGGQQQRVAIARAIVNDPTLLLADEPTGNLDSATSKDVMKVLTDLNHNLGITIVLVTHETDIAGYARRVVVLKDGTVLSDTPSPSAATPVVQAP, from the coding sequence ATGCATGATATCGTATTGTTGAATGACATTTATAAGATATATACGATGGGAGAGTTTAAGGTCACGGCCTTAAAAGGGGTATCTTTATCTATAAAGAAAGGGGAATTTGTGGCTATTATGGGGGCATCAGGGTCAGGCAAGTCCACCTTGATGAATATCCTCGGATGTCTCGATAGTCCCACGCGGGGGAAATATTATTTGGAAGGTGTCGAAGTTTCCCGGTTTTCAAAAAATGAATTGGCCGAAATTCGCAATAAAAAACTAGGATTTGTGTTTCAGAGTTTTAACCTGCTCAGTCGAACTACGGTAGTAGAGAATATTGAACTCCCCTTTATTTATAGTAAGAAAATATCCAAAAACGACATCGATAAGATTCATCAGATAATGCGTATTCTGGGTCTTGATGGGTTTCAAAAACACTATCCCAATCAACTATCCGGTGGACAACAGCAACGAGTTGCTATTGCACGTGCCATCGTCAATGACCCCACCTTGCTCCTTGCCGACGAACCAACGGGAAACCTGGATAGCGCTACCAGCAAAGATGTCATGAAAGTACTCACCGACCTCAACCATAACCTGGGTATTACCATTGTGCTCGTTACCCATGAAACAGATATTGCCGGATATGCCCGCAGGGTTGTTGTTCTCAAAGACGGTACGGTGTTAAGCGACACTCCTTCTCCATCCGCCGCTACGCCTGTGGTTCAGGCACCTTGA